ACTGGGTATCTTGCCTGGACACATCCCACTCGTGGCTCCATTAACGATAAGCGGTGTACGCCTTAAAGGTGGCGAACAATCATCGGAGCTTATTGCTGTTAGTGGTGGTTTTCTAGAAGTTCGACCTGAAAAGGTAACGATTCTAGCGGAATCAGCTGAACGTCCTTCCGATATCGACCTAGAGCGAGCTCAACGAGCAAAAGAGCGGGCAGAACGACGCCTACAAACGAAACAAGATGACATTGATTTCAAACGGGCAGAACTAGCACTCAAACGTGCACTAAACCGTTTAGACCTGAAGCAAGGTTCATAAACAAAAAGCCTTAGCACTACCGGACGCGGTAGCGCTAAGGCTTTTTTGTGTTGTTTGAATCTATTACTGGCTTTTCAGGAGAGTGAGCTGTGAAATTGGGAGCTGGAGCAGATATGCGGAGTAGGGAATGGCGGATAACAGAAAGAGAGTGACGGATAACGGGAGGAAAATAGAGAATAAAAGTAGGAAGTAAAG
Above is a genomic segment from Pontibacillus yanchengensis containing:
- a CDS encoding F0F1 ATP synthase subunit epsilon, translated to MKTLTVSVVTPDGPVLEDSFEMVSCKSENGELGILPGHIPLVAPLTISGVRLKGGEQSSELIAVSGGFLEVRPEKVTILAESAERPSDIDLERAQRAKERAERRLQTKQDDIDFKRAELALKRALNRLDLKQGS